From Ipomoea triloba cultivar NCNSP0323 chromosome 5, ASM357664v1, the proteins below share one genomic window:
- the LOC116019558 gene encoding glutamate receptor 3.6-like encodes MKLFWSITFVVFCSWCISEGVDSSLSSRPEVVNIGCILSFNSLVGKVTKVAVEAAVEDVNSIPDVLGGTKLNLTMLDSNSSGFLGILEAMRFMETETVAIIGPQSSGIAHVISNIANELQVPLLSFAATDPALSSLQYPFFVRTSPNDLFQMAAIASMIDYYEWREVIAIYVDDDYGRNGIAALADQLAMKRCRISYKAPLKPEATIDDMRDVLIQVALTESRILVVHTYPSEGLAIFSVAKYLGMIQGGYVWIATHWLSTVLDTNTRLSTDVVEHHIQGALTLRIYTPESRLKREFFSRWSNLTKRLANNGTFGLSTLGLYAYDTVWLLAHALDAFFKQGGKISFSKDPRLTSEEGGGLHLDSMSIFDGGKLLRDIILMTNVTGVTGLLKFTPDRNLYGPAFEVINVIGTGLRKVGYWSNYSGLSVAPPESLYSKLPNHSSSEQQLHDVIWPGQLTDRPRGWVFPNNGRRLKIGVPNRASFHEFVGQESGADMFRGYCIEVFTTALNLLPYAVPYKFSPFGDGHTNPDNTELVRLITAGVYDAAIGDIVITTNRTKMVDFTQPFIESGLVVVAPVKEWSSNAWAFLRPFTPAMWCITGIFFLVVGTVVWILEHRRNDEFRGPPRKQFITILWFSFSTLFFSHRENTVSTLGRIVLIMWLFVVLIVNSSYTASFTSMLTVQQLSSSIKGVESLFTTNDPIGYQHGSFARNYLIEELGIRESRLVPLNLPEDFAEALINGPRKGGVVAVVDERAYMEVFLSTHCDFSILGDEFTRNGWGFAFPKDSPLAVDMSTAILKLSENGELQRIHDKWLLRRACTSQTTKLEVNRLQLKSFSGLYMICGLACFLALAVYFIFVTRQFRQHRTEPEPSSSSTRRSSRSKRLQRFLSFVDEKEELAKSRSRRRQRQGGSVRSVVDEGVSMSGSRYTVHSEIASDQIP; translated from the exons ATGAAGCTGTTCTGGAGTATTACTTTTGTGGTTTTCTGCAGTTGGTGTATATCAGAAGGGGTTGATTCAAGTCTTTCCTCTAGGCCTGAGGTTGTGAATATTGGGTGTATACTCTCTTTTAATTCCTTGGTTGGGAAAGTGACAAAAGTTGCTGTAGAAGCTGCAGTAGAAGATGTGAACTCCATTCCTGATGTTCTTGGAGGAACCAAGTTGAATCTCACAATGCTTGACAGTAATTCTAGTGGGTTTCTTGGGATACTTGAAG CTATGCGCTTCATGGAGACCGAGACTGTGGCGATAATAGGCCCACAATCTTCAGGCATTGCTCATGTGATCTCTAACATTGCAAATGAGCTCCAAGTCCCTCTTTTGTCATTTGCAGCAACTGATCCTGCCCTTTCTTCACTTCAGTATCCGTTCTTTGTTAGGACCTCCCCGAATGATCTGTTTCAGATGGCTGCCATAGCATCAATGATTGACTATTACGAATGGAGAGAAGTGATAGCTATTTATGTCGATGATGATTATGGAAGGAATGGTATTGCTGCGTTAGCAGATCAACTGGCCATGAAGAGATGCCGGATCTCTTATAAAGCCCCTTTGAAACCTGAAGCAACAATTGATGATATGAGAGACGTATTGATTCAGGTGGCTCTAACTGAATCACGAATCCTAGTTGTTCATACCTATCCTTCCGAGGGCCTAGCTATATTTTCTGTGGCAAAGTATTTAGGGATGATACAGGGTGGATATGTGTGGATTGCTACACATTGGCTCTCAACTGTCCTTGACACTAATACTCGGCTTTCTACAGATGTAGTGGAACATCATATTCAAGGAGCTCTAACATTGCGTATTTACACTCCCGAGTCCAGATTGAAGAGGGAATTTTTCTCTAGGTGGAGTAATTTGACCAAACGGTTGGCAAATAATGGCACTTTTGGGTTGTCCACTCTGGGTCTCTATGCTTATGACACAGTGTGGCTACTCGCTCATGCTCTTGATGCATTCTTTAAGCAGGGTGGGAAGATTTCGTTTTCTAAAGATCCAAGGTTAACTTCAGAAGAGGGTGGGGGTTTGCATCTCGATTCTATGAGCATCTTTGATGGTGGGAAGCTATTGCGTGACATCATTTTGATGACAAATGTAACAGGAGTAACAGGTCTTTTAAAATTTACCCCCGATAGGAACCTATATGGCCCTGCATTTGAAGTCATCAATGTGATTGGTACCGGATTAAGGAAAGTTGGGTACTGGTCCAATTACTCTGGATTATCAGTTGCCCCTCCCGAATCTCTCTACTCTAAGCTACCAAATCATTCTTCTTCGGAACAACAACTGCATGATGTAATCTGGCCTGGCCAATTAACTGACAGACCTCGTGGGTGGGTTTTTCCAAACAATGGGAGGCGACTGAAAATTGGAGTTCCTAACCGAGCCAGCTTTCATGAATTCGTTGGACAGGAATCAGGTGCTGATATGTTTCGAGGGTATTGTATTGAAGTCTTCACAACTGCACTAAACTTATTGCCATATGCTGTCCCATACAAATTTTCCCCATTTGGCGATGGCCATACCAATCCAGATAATACAGAACTAGTGAGACTAATCACAGCGGGG GTGTATGATGCTGCTATAGGTGACATTGTTATCACAACCAACCGAACAAAGATGGTTGATTTCACTCAACCATTTATTGAATCGGGGTTAGTTGTGGTGGCACCAGTTAAAGAGTGGAGCTCGAATGCTTGGGCTTTTCTCAGGCCATTTACTCCTGCAATGTGGTGCATCACTGGAATTTTTTTCCTCGTGGTGGGGACAGTTGTCTGGATTTTGGAACACCGAAGGAACGATGAATTTCGAGGACCTCCTAGAAAACAGTTCATCACCATTCTTTG GTTTAGCTTTTCAACTCTCTTTTTTTCCCATA GAGAGAATACTGTTAGCACCCTAGGCCGCATTGTCCTCATCATGTGGCTCTTTGTGGTCTTAATTGTCAATTCTAGTTACACAGCTAGCTTCACCTCGATGCTTACGGTGCAGCAGCTTTCTTCCTCCATTAAAGGAGTCGAAAGTTTGTTTACAACAAATGACCCCATTGGTTATCAGCACGGTTCATTTGCAAGGAACTATCTGATTGAAGAACTTGGCATTCGTGAATCCAGACTTGTTCCTCTTAACCTGCCAGAAGATTTTGCTGAAGCCTTAATAAATGGCCCCCGTAAAGGCGGTGTTGTGGCTGTGGTCGATGAACGCGCGTATATGGAAGTTTTCCTCTCAACACACTGCGATTTCAGCATTTTGGGCGACGAGTTCACCAGAAACGGATGGGGATTT GCATTCCCAAAAGATTCCCCTTTGGCAGTTGATATGTCAACTGCAATCCTAAAATTGTCCGAAAATGGAGAGCTTCAAAGAATCCACGACAAATGGCTGCTGAGAAGGGCTTGCACCTCGCAAACCACAAAGCTTGAAGTGAACCGGCTTCAGCTGAAGAGCTTCTCCGGTCTCTACATGATATGTGGATTAGCGTGCTTTTTAGCTCTAGCAGTATACTTCATATTCGTTACGCGCCAGTTTAGGCAACACCGCACTGAGCCAGAGCCGTCTTCATCTTCTACCCGAAGATCATCGCGATCAAAACGACTGCAGAGGTTCCTTTCCTTCGTCGATGAGAAGGAAGAGTTGGCCAAGAGTCGGTCCAGAAGGCGACAAAGGCAGGGGGGCTCGGTTAGAAGTGTTGTGGATGAAGGTGTATCAATGTCTGGTTCCAGGTACACAGTCCATTCTGAAATAGCATCCGACCAAATCCCATAG